The following coding sequences lie in one Cloeon dipterum chromosome 1, ieCloDipt1.1, whole genome shotgun sequence genomic window:
- the LOC135934192 gene encoding uncharacterized protein LOC135934192: MTMILETFDSAFNHQEYTDWDFPYTFGIIFKKTDAVELYRKANQVWPNLGPYILDSIPELTHREVIEHDPFVENKEKSPLQDKNADCDDEEQSSAQDADSEEEQSSLSDSENEEKQLYLWKKLTEQDRLIFPPFL, encoded by the exons ATGACGATGATCCTGGAAACCTTCGACTCTGCGTTCAACCACCAGGAGTACACTGATTGGGATTTTCCATACACATTTggcataattttcaagaaaacagATGCTGTTGAACTCTACCGGAAAGCGAATCAAGTTTGGCCTAATCTTGGCCCGTACATCCTTGACTCAATTCCAGAGTTAACGCACCGAGag gtgaTCGAGCACGATCCATTTGTAGAGAACAAGGAGAAGTCACCTCTTCAAGATAAAAACGCAGACTGCGACGATGAGGAACAGTCATCTGCGCAAGATGCAGACAGCGAGGAGGAGCAGTCGTCTCTGTCAGATTCAGAAAACGAGGAGAAGCAGCTATATCTCTGGAAGAAATTGACGGAACAGGACCGCTTGATTTTCCCGCCCTTTCTTTAG